A window from Enterocloster bolteae encodes these proteins:
- a CDS encoding cache domain-containing sensor histidine kinase has translation MAGKAKKISIKSWFRRFGVQISMFYLAAGLMIVMVLSGAIYFFAANLMMDETVLKTRDQLEMSGANISTYIARIKGESNVFAADPMLRQYLSGKEDAPEPDLMGQIMTILSNDAYIKSLVVVSKDGRILSNEENLDMSVSEDMMKEGWYTDAIHNTMPVLTGARMQSFSADKDNWVISVSTEITDSSGENLGVLLMDMRYSVIEDHLRRLNLGKEGYVFLLNDKGEPVYHKDTSYFSDPEKKRQLLEILKAEDVYNKRQNQLTYRTNIENAGWTMVGVVSLDNLKMLEQQLFEALLLTGGLLFLAVLFIGILFTRRLAAPMADLERGMSEIEKLTEISVHRNSFYEVELLAGNYNRMIRRIRALMDEIKEKEETLRHSELNVLVSQINPHFLYNTLDTIVWMAEFNDSERVIALTKSLAAFFRLSLNGGRELVSVADELDHMRQYLYIQKERYGDKLNYEIGEADELSDYTVPKIILQPVVENSIYHGIKPLDGPGYVTVTVKEMGERLIFTVADNGVGFDPEEPQTGKRKGKGSVGLKNVDERLKLYYGPDYGLQIDSSPGKGCTVYLIVGKKILGAGVCISGAEDAEGYIK, from the coding sequence ATGGCAGGTAAAGCAAAAAAAATCAGCATTAAGAGCTGGTTCCGCAGGTTCGGTGTGCAGATATCCATGTTTTATCTGGCTGCCGGTCTGATGATTGTGATGGTGCTCAGCGGGGCTATCTACTTTTTTGCGGCCAATCTGATGATGGATGAAACGGTTTTAAAGACACGTGATCAGCTGGAGATGAGCGGTGCCAATATTTCTACCTACATTGCCCGAATAAAAGGGGAGTCCAATGTCTTTGCGGCGGATCCCATGCTCCGGCAATATCTCTCCGGAAAGGAAGATGCTCCGGAGCCAGATCTGATGGGGCAGATTATGACGATTCTTAGTAATGATGCTTACATCAAGTCGCTCGTGGTGGTGTCCAAGGATGGGCGCATCCTTTCTAATGAGGAAAATCTGGATATGTCGGTCTCTGAAGATATGATGAAGGAAGGTTGGTACACGGATGCAATCCATAATACCATGCCGGTGCTCACCGGCGCCAGAATGCAGAGTTTTTCCGCCGACAAGGACAATTGGGTAATCTCCGTGAGTACGGAAATCACGGACAGCTCCGGTGAAAACCTTGGCGTCCTCCTGATGGATATGAGGTACAGCGTCATTGAGGACCATTTGCGCAGATTAAATCTTGGAAAAGAAGGGTATGTTTTTCTTTTAAACGATAAGGGGGAGCCGGTTTATCACAAAGACACCAGCTACTTTTCTGATCCCGAAAAGAAGCGGCAGCTTTTGGAAATCCTGAAAGCAGAGGACGTTTATAATAAGAGGCAGAATCAACTGACTTACCGGACCAACATTGAAAATGCCGGCTGGACCATGGTTGGCGTGGTTTCCCTGGATAATCTGAAAATGCTGGAGCAGCAGCTGTTTGAGGCATTACTTTTAACCGGCGGTCTGCTTTTTCTGGCCGTGCTGTTCATTGGAATTCTTTTTACACGGCGATTAGCCGCTCCCATGGCTGATTTAGAGCGTGGGATGAGTGAAATAGAAAAACTCACGGAGATTTCCGTGCACAGGAACAGCTTTTATGAAGTGGAACTTCTGGCGGGAAATTATAACCGTATGATACGCCGTATCCGGGCTTTGATGGATGAGATTAAGGAGAAAGAAGAGACGCTGCGCCATTCCGAATTAAACGTCCTGGTCAGCCAGATTAATCCCCATTTCCTTTACAATACCCTGGACACGATTGTCTGGATGGCTGAGTTTAATGACAGCGAAAGAGTGATAGCCCTTACAAAATCCCTGGCTGCTTTCTTCCGCCTCTCCTTAAACGGTGGGAGAGAACTGGTCTCCGTGGCCGATGAACTGGATCATATGCGGCAGTACCTCTATATCCAAAAGGAGCGGTATGGAGATAAGTTAAACTATGAGATTGGCGAAGCAGATGAGCTGTCGGATTATACGGTTCCAAAGATTATTCTTCAGCCGGTTGTGGAGAACAGTATTTACCATGGCATCAAACCATTGGACGGTCCCGGCTATGTTACAGTGACAGTGAAGGAGATGGGTGAAAGGCTCATATTCACGGTGGCGGATAACGGGGTGGGATTTGATCCTGAAGAGCCGCAGACCGGTAAGAGGAAAGGGAAAGGCAGTGTGGGCCTGAAAAATGTGGACGAACGCCTTAAACTTTATTATGGTCCGGATTATGGCCTCCAGATTGATTCCAGCCCCGGGAAGGGCTGTACCGTCTATCTCATTGTTGGAAAAAAGATACTGGGTGCAGGTGTCTGCATATCTGGTGCAGAGGATGCTGAGGGTTATATAAAATAG
- a CDS encoding response regulator transcription factor → MYNLLVVDDESILRRGIRAFIDFDGLGIGEYFEAENGEGALKIIETSQVDLILADINMPKMNGLEFCRQAKERDPAVKIAILTGYDYLDYAIRAIKIGVDDYALKPLSRNDVQKLLFRLIEKKKDAEGFAAVRQAVGQLARIAGSDSDAGVKGQLADVLEQHLADPGFSLGAMAEQLGYSLSYLSTLFKKTFGENFRDYLLDLRLERAKILLLSTEMKNYEISAAVGIEDPNYFSVCFRRKFQKTPKEFRMGAGHGR, encoded by the coding sequence ATGTATAACCTGCTGGTTGTGGACGACGAGAGCATTCTCCGCCGTGGAATCCGGGCGTTCATCGACTTTGACGGTCTTGGAATAGGAGAATATTTTGAGGCGGAAAATGGTGAAGGTGCTTTGAAAATCATAGAAACCAGCCAGGTTGATCTCATTCTGGCCGATATCAATATGCCCAAAATGAACGGTCTTGAGTTCTGCAGACAGGCAAAGGAGCGGGACCCTGCGGTAAAAATAGCCATACTTACGGGTTATGACTATCTCGATTACGCAATCCGCGCCATCAAGATTGGTGTGGATGACTATGCGTTAAAGCCCCTTTCCCGTAACGATGTGCAGAAACTGCTTTTCCGCCTGATTGAAAAGAAAAAGGATGCGGAAGGTTTTGCCGCTGTGCGCCAGGCGGTTGGACAGTTGGCCCGGATTGCAGGCAGTGACAGCGATGCGGGGGTAAAAGGTCAGTTGGCCGATGTGCTGGAACAGCATCTGGCCGATCCCGGCTTCTCCCTTGGTGCGATGGCTGAGCAGCTGGGCTACAGTCTCAGCTATTTAAGTACGCTGTTTAAAAAGACTTTTGGAGAGAATTTCAGGGATTATCTGCTTGATCTCCGGTTGGAACGGGCAAAAATCCTCCTCCTGTCCACAGAGATGAAAAACTATGAGATATCCGCGGCGGTTGGAATTGAGGATCCCAACTATTTCAGCGTCTGTTTCCGTCGTAAGTTTCAGAAAACGCCTAAAGAGTTCAGAATGGGGGCGGGACATGGCAGGTAA
- the msrA gene encoding peptide-methionine (S)-S-oxide reductase MsrA: MKKNSVRSAGVFLLAAAILTLAGCSASAAEAGMAAGAKRETESLSMDDSVMDSGKEKKLTAEQEDMMISGEDLHTIYLAGGCFWGIEAYVKKLPGVSSTDVGYANGNTENPSYKEVCYNNTGHAETVKVVYDTSRISTDQLLDGFFKVVDPTSVNRQGNDRGSQYRTGIYYVDEADQAIAKAAVARQEEKYSSPIATEVLPLSNFYMAEDYHQDYLDKNPGGYCHIDLNDADEFIRESGLDMADVASLIKVEDYPVPSDAKLKETLTDIQYRVTQMGDTERPYTNEYSSTFEKGLYVDVVTGEPLFSSVDKFESGCGWPSFSKPIIADVVKENQDTSFNMVRTEVRSRAGDTHLGHVFDDGPRELGGLRYCINSASIRFIPYGDLEAEGYGFLKSIFD; encoded by the coding sequence ATGAAGAAGAATTCAGTAAGATCAGCAGGAGTGTTTCTTTTGGCTGCGGCCATCCTCACATTGGCCGGGTGTTCCGCCTCTGCCGCCGAGGCAGGAATGGCGGCCGGCGCCAAAAGAGAAACGGAAAGTCTGTCCATGGATGATAGCGTGATGGACAGCGGAAAGGAGAAAAAATTGACAGCAGAACAGGAGGACATGATGATAAGTGGGGAGGATTTACACACGATTTATTTGGCGGGAGGATGCTTTTGGGGGATTGAAGCTTATGTAAAGAAGCTCCCCGGTGTGAGCAGCACCGATGTGGGGTATGCCAACGGAAACACGGAAAATCCGTCCTACAAGGAGGTGTGCTACAACAACACCGGCCACGCCGAGACGGTGAAGGTGGTTTATGATACCTCCCGCATCTCAACGGATCAGCTGTTGGATGGCTTTTTCAAGGTGGTGGATCCCACCAGCGTAAATCGGCAGGGAAATGACCGGGGAAGCCAGTACCGTACCGGCATCTACTATGTGGATGAAGCCGACCAGGCAATCGCCAAAGCCGCCGTGGCCAGACAGGAGGAAAAATACAGTTCCCCCATCGCCACAGAGGTACTGCCGCTGAGCAATTTCTATATGGCAGAGGACTATCATCAGGACTACCTGGATAAAAACCCGGGCGGCTACTGTCACATCGATTTAAATGACGCCGACGAGTTCATCAGGGAAAGCGGACTTGATATGGCTGATGTGGCCAGCCTCATAAAAGTGGAGGATTATCCTGTACCGAGCGATGCCAAACTGAAAGAAACGCTCACTGATATTCAGTACAGGGTGACACAGATGGGAGATACAGAGCGTCCGTATACGAACGAGTATAGCAGTACTTTTGAAAAAGGACTTTATGTGGATGTTGTGACCGGAGAGCCGCTGTTCAGTTCTGTTGATAAGTTTGAATCCGGCTGCGGATGGCCCAGCTTTTCCAAACCCATTATAGCTGATGTGGTAAAGGAGAACCAGGACACCAGCTTTAACATGGTGCGCACTGAGGTACGCAGCCGGGCCGGGGATACCCATTTAGGCCACGTCTTTGACGACGGTCCCAGGGAGTTAGGAGGGCTTCGCTATTGTATCAACAGCGCTTCAATCCGGTTCATTCCATATGGGGACTTGGAGGCGGAAGGCTATGGATTTTTAAAATCCATTTTCGACTGA
- a CDS encoding redoxin family protein — protein sequence MKRKYFIIPVLCLAFFAFAAYGARKPRNAFPMVNSEEMGSGVDRNMDTKKMNKGNPAPDFEMMDLNGNTVKLSDFAGEKVYIKYWASWCPICLGGLEDINTLSAEDNGFKVLTIVAPGSKGEKNDEDFKTWFAGVEHTENITVLLDIDGVYTNRAGVRGFPTSEYIGSDGVLISLAPGHADNETIKSTFEAIN from the coding sequence ATGAAACGAAAATACTTCATCATACCGGTTCTGTGCCTCGCGTTTTTTGCATTTGCCGCGTATGGCGCCAGGAAACCGCGAAATGCATTTCCTATGGTAAATAGTGAAGAGATGGGCAGCGGGGTGGATAGGAACATGGATACAAAAAAAATGAATAAGGGTAATCCGGCGCCCGATTTTGAGATGATGGATTTAAATGGAAATACGGTAAAACTGTCTGACTTTGCCGGTGAGAAGGTCTATATCAAGTATTGGGCCTCCTGGTGTCCAATCTGTCTGGGCGGGCTGGAAGACATCAACACTCTTTCCGCAGAGGACAACGGGTTTAAGGTACTGACCATTGTAGCTCCGGGCAGCAAAGGGGAGAAGAACGATGAGGACTTTAAAACCTGGTTTGCCGGCGTCGAACATACGGAGAACATCACGGTATTGCTGGATATCGATGGCGTATATACAAACAGGGCAGGCGTCCGGGGATTCCCTACCTCCGAGTATATCGGTTCGGACGGTGTTCTCATAAGCCTGGCTCCGGGCCACGCTGATAACGAAACCATTAAGAGTACATTTGAGGCAATAAACTGA
- a CDS encoding cytochrome c biogenesis CcdA family protein: protein MAAQTLYLGTVLTAGLLSFFSPCIVPLLPVYISVFSAGSGAAQEDIFQRRIRTLFKSCLFVAGISTCFIILGFGAGALGSIIGSSFFMTAIGLIVIVLGLHQTGLIHIKWLSYEKKVNLKRSHRSDYFGVFLLGLTFSFGWTPCIGPVLGAILGLSATSSRPFYGGFLMAVYSLGFLIPFLILALFSDVLLQRIKKLNKHLGKIKAAGGVVIIMMGILLMTDNLDKILMLIN, encoded by the coding sequence ATGGCTGCACAAACACTTTATCTGGGTACGGTGCTGACGGCGGGACTGCTGTCATTCTTTTCTCCCTGTATCGTCCCGCTGCTTCCTGTATATATTTCCGTTTTTTCCGCGGGCAGCGGGGCGGCACAGGAGGATATTTTTCAGAGAAGGATACGGACATTGTTTAAGAGCTGCCTGTTTGTAGCAGGTATTTCCACCTGTTTTATCATTCTCGGTTTCGGGGCCGGGGCATTGGGATCCATCATAGGAAGCAGTTTTTTTATGACTGCGATAGGATTGATTGTGATTGTTCTGGGGCTTCATCAGACGGGACTGATTCATATCAAATGGCTCTCCTATGAGAAAAAAGTGAATTTAAAGCGTTCTCATCGAAGCGATTACTTTGGTGTGTTCCTTCTGGGACTGACATTCAGCTTTGGCTGGACACCCTGTATCGGTCCTGTGCTGGGTGCAATCCTGGGACTTTCGGCCACAAGCAGCCGGCCGTTCTATGGCGGTTTTCTGATGGCTGTTTATTCCCTGGGCTTCCTGATTCCATTTCTGATACTGGCACTTTTTTCAGATGTGCTGCTGCAGAGAATAAAAAAGCTCAATAAGCACTTGGGCAAAATCAAAGCTGCAGGGGGAGTTGTCATTATCATGATGGGGATACTCCTGATGACCGATAATCTGGATAAGATATTAATGCTGATTAATTAA
- a CDS encoding IS256 family transposase: MAREKKSVHKVQMTDGKRNIIRQLLEEYEIESAQDIQDALKDLLGGTIKEMMESEMDEHLGYRKSERSDCDDYRNGYKTKQVNSSYGSMKVEVPQDRNSTFEPQVVKKRQKDISDIDHKIISMYAKGMTTRQISETLEDIYGFEASEGFISDVTDKLLPQIEDWQNRPLSDVYPVLYIDAIHYSVRDNGVIRKLAAYVVLGINSDGLKEVLTIEVGENESAKYWLSVLNGLKNRGVKDILLLCADGLTGIKEAIAAAFPKTEYQRCIVHQVRNTLKYVSDKDRKLFAADLKTIYQAPTEEKALEALERGTKKWSEKYPNSMKSWHQNWDAIIPIFKFSTTVRKVIYTTNAIESLNATYRKLNRQRSVFPSDTALLKALYLSTFEATKKWTMPIRNWGQVYGELSLMYEGRLPM; encoded by the coding sequence ATGGCAAGAGAAAAGAAATCTGTACACAAAGTGCAAATGACGGATGGAAAGCGAAACATCATCCGGCAGCTTCTTGAGGAGTATGAGATTGAATCTGCCCAGGACATTCAGGATGCCCTCAAAGATCTACTGGGCGGTACCATCAAAGAGATGATGGAATCCGAGATGGACGAGCATCTTGGCTATCGCAAGTCAGAACGTTCCGATTGCGATGACTATCGCAATGGCTATAAAACCAAACAGGTGAATAGCAGCTATGGAAGCATGAAAGTCGAAGTCCCACAGGACCGTAACTCCACCTTTGAACCACAGGTGGTAAAGAAACGCCAGAAAGATATCTCTGATATCGATCACAAGATCATATCCATGTACGCTAAAGGGATGACAACACGGCAGATCTCGGAAACACTGGAGGATATCTACGGCTTCGAGGCCTCCGAAGGCTTCATTTCGGATGTGACGGATAAGCTTCTGCCCCAGATTGAAGACTGGCAGAACCGCCCCCTTTCCGATGTCTATCCGGTGCTTTATATCGATGCAATCCACTATTCTGTACGGGATAACGGCGTGATCCGTAAGCTGGCGGCCTATGTTGTACTGGGGATTAATTCAGATGGTTTAAAAGAGGTTCTGACCATCGAGGTTGGCGAAAATGAGAGTGCCAAGTACTGGCTTTCCGTTCTGAACGGTTTAAAAAACCGTGGAGTAAAAGACATCCTGCTCCTCTGTGCCGATGGACTGACAGGGATAAAGGAAGCGATAGCCGCTGCCTTTCCAAAGACGGAATACCAGAGGTGCATTGTCCATCAGGTGCGGAATACGTTAAAATACGTATCAGACAAGGACCGTAAGCTCTTTGCGGCAGATCTCAAAACGATTTACCAGGCGCCAACAGAAGAGAAGGCATTAGAAGCCTTGGAGCGGGGCACAAAAAAATGGTCAGAAAAGTACCCGAATTCCATGAAAAGCTGGCACCAGAACTGGGACGCGATCATCCCCATCTTTAAGTTTTCAACGACTGTACGCAAGGTTATATATACCACGAACGCAATCGAAAGCCTGAACGCCACATACCGGAAGCTGAATCGTCAGAGGAGCGTGTTTCCAAGCGATACAGCCCTTTTAAAAGCGCTGTACTTGTCAACATTTGAAGCAACAAAGAAGTGGACGATGCCAATCCGCAACTGGGGCCAGGTATATGGGGAACTGAGCCTCATGTATGAGGGCCGACTGCCGATGTAA
- a CDS encoding recombinase family protein, translating into MPRAERIVEVIPATWNPTDESSREIRKLRVAAYCRVSTELEQQQSSYDIQIEYYTRHIMQNPNWIFAGVFADDGRSATNTFRRDDFNQLMDQCLKGKVDMVITKSISRFARNTVDCISWVRKLKEKNVAVYFEKENLNTLDDSTEMILTILSSQAQEESRAISTNVKWGYARKFEKGESTRQRSYGFRKAPTGEMCIVEKEAAVIRNMARWFLDGDSLERIKHRLEDAGIETTTGKKTWSTGTIYNILTNEKIMGDVLLQKTFTADYLTKRRVKNSGQQKQYYVKNHHEAIIPKTVYYKIQEEIARRSSLKKAGTRKGKTAQGVYSSKYALTGIMVCNECGGHYRRTTWAKNGKKVIVWRCINRLEHGTKRCHESPTLKEEVIQEAIMGKLHSLSIDQEEENFLNGVKEDILRAAKVVGGACTEEEIDKTIEELRDQLMDYVGMAAREHGGENWYSDRMRKLGLQISELKKRRESIREQEKIRDEYEYLDQEVSRIICETGGTSGAEFDNIFIRQIVREIRVISKNKLQIQLRTGMMLDVNL; encoded by the coding sequence GTGCCAAGGGCGGAACGAATCGTAGAGGTCATCCCGGCAACCTGGAACCCGACAGATGAGTCATCCCGAGAAATTCGGAAGCTGCGGGTAGCGGCATACTGCCGCGTCAGCACGGAGCTGGAACAGCAGCAGTCCAGTTATGACATACAGATTGAATATTATACCAGGCACATCATGCAGAATCCCAACTGGATATTCGCCGGTGTCTTCGCGGATGATGGACGCAGCGCGACCAATACCTTCCGCAGGGATGATTTTAATCAGCTGATGGATCAGTGTCTGAAGGGGAAGGTGGACATGGTCATTACGAAATCCATCAGCCGGTTTGCCAGGAATACGGTGGACTGCATCTCCTGGGTGAGGAAGCTCAAGGAAAAGAACGTGGCCGTGTACTTCGAGAAGGAAAACCTTAACACCCTGGATGATTCAACCGAAATGATACTGACCATCCTGAGCAGCCAGGCACAGGAGGAAAGCCGGGCTATCAGCACCAACGTCAAGTGGGGGTATGCGAGAAAGTTTGAAAAGGGGGAATCCACAAGACAGAGAAGCTATGGATTCAGGAAGGCGCCAACCGGAGAGATGTGCATCGTGGAGAAGGAAGCGGCTGTTATCCGAAACATGGCCCGGTGGTTTCTGGACGGGGACAGCCTGGAACGAATCAAGCACAGACTGGAGGACGCAGGGATAGAGACCACCACAGGTAAGAAAACATGGAGTACGGGTACCATCTACAACATACTGACCAATGAAAAAATCATGGGGGATGTGCTGTTACAAAAGACGTTCACAGCGGACTACCTGACCAAACGGAGAGTGAAGAACTCGGGCCAGCAGAAGCAGTACTATGTGAAGAATCATCATGAGGCAATCATCCCGAAGACCGTCTATTATAAGATACAGGAGGAGATTGCCCGACGCTCCTCGTTAAAAAAAGCCGGAACCAGGAAAGGGAAGACGGCCCAGGGCGTATATAGTTCTAAATATGCACTGACCGGAATCATGGTGTGCAATGAATGCGGAGGCCATTACCGCAGGACAACCTGGGCAAAAAATGGGAAGAAGGTAATCGTATGGCGCTGCATCAACCGTCTGGAGCATGGGACGAAGCGGTGCCATGAATCCCCTACGTTAAAGGAGGAAGTCATTCAGGAAGCAATCATGGGAAAGCTGCACAGCCTGTCAATTGACCAGGAGGAAGAAAACTTCTTAAACGGGGTAAAGGAAGATATCCTCCGGGCTGCCAAGGTTGTTGGAGGAGCGTGCACAGAGGAAGAGATTGATAAAACTATAGAGGAACTGCGAGACCAGCTTATGGACTATGTGGGCATGGCAGCCAGGGAACATGGTGGTGAGAACTGGTACAGTGACCGAATGCGAAAGCTGGGATTACAGATAAGCGAACTAAAGAAGAGGAGGGAAAGCATACGAGAGCAGGAAAAGATAAGGGACGAGTATGAATATCTGGACCAGGAAGTCAGCCGAATCATATGTGAGACAGGCGGGACCTCAGGAGCCGAATTTGATAATATCTTCATACGGCAGATCGTCCGGGAGATACGTGTGATATCGAAAAACAAACTTCAAATCCAGCTAAGGACAGGTATGATGTTGGACGTGAATCTGTAA
- a CDS encoding recombinase family protein codes for MNNYITYGYRLVDGYMRMNPEQSEAVHLIFDAYDGGESIKKIAGMLKDKKVPSVHGKPSWTPALIRKILRNKDYLGVEPYPRMIEDEQFKRVQEHLKRSRDLWNQRHPTGSIQRTSMYTARLICSSCGGVYSIYKQSGKEDRRKVRYWKCRHYDPATKEPCKMPILTEKQLDGLFLQALVRMKTEPALYHEETKQILTGIIKERQRMESELNVCWNRCNKDDERMEQLYFQIAARRYQEIKMTELTRQIEDYLRGLDGSIQATAFDSLIAIQASIFKIIKRVEVQPDRSLKFELINNAIVLQYPEIKTKDKKSKNIRYCVPFGYWLDGQEVPIIHEQYGPIVQMLFQSYAEGISLTTLAKELVHQSIPNQKGRPAWSHSCIRNILTNSVYLGDKKFAALVTRELFTQVQTRLEETGRKKRESRTKAADGKEELRAKGGTNRRGHPGNLEPDR; via the coding sequence ATGAACAACTATATCACCTACGGGTACCGTCTGGTTGACGGATACATGAGAATGAATCCAGAGCAGAGTGAGGCTGTACACCTTATCTTTGATGCATATGATGGAGGGGAATCTATCAAAAAAATAGCTGGGATGCTAAAGGACAAGAAGGTACCATCCGTCCATGGGAAACCATCTTGGACACCCGCCCTTATCCGGAAAATATTGCGTAACAAGGACTATCTGGGAGTGGAACCGTACCCGAGAATGATTGAAGACGAGCAGTTTAAACGGGTACAGGAACATCTGAAACGCTCCCGGGATTTATGGAACCAGCGTCATCCAACCGGCTCCATTCAGAGAACATCCATGTATACAGCCCGGTTGATATGCAGCAGCTGCGGCGGGGTATATTCCATCTATAAGCAGAGTGGCAAGGAGGACAGGAGAAAAGTCCGGTATTGGAAATGCAGGCATTACGACCCAGCCACGAAGGAACCATGTAAGATGCCCATCTTGACAGAGAAGCAACTGGATGGACTGTTCTTACAAGCTCTTGTGCGGATGAAAACAGAGCCGGCCCTGTACCATGAGGAAACGAAACAGATACTGACCGGAATCATCAAAGAAAGACAGCGCATGGAATCTGAATTAAATGTGTGCTGGAACCGATGCAATAAAGACGATGAAAGGATGGAGCAGCTATATTTTCAGATTGCTGCCAGGAGATACCAAGAGATAAAGATGACAGAATTGACCCGTCAGATAGAGGATTACCTTCGGGGATTGGATGGTTCCATCCAGGCAACGGCATTCGATTCGTTGATAGCAATCCAGGCATCCATATTCAAAATCATCAAGAGGGTAGAGGTCCAGCCAGACAGAAGCCTGAAATTTGAGCTGATAAACAATGCGATAGTACTTCAATATCCAGAAATAAAAACAAAAGATAAGAAATCGAAAAACATACGTTACTGCGTCCCCTTCGGATACTGGCTGGATGGACAGGAGGTGCCAATCATCCATGAACAATACGGTCCAATCGTCCAGATGTTATTCCAATCTTATGCGGAGGGGATATCGCTGACCACTCTGGCTAAAGAGCTGGTACATCAGTCCATACCCAACCAGAAAGGAAGGCCAGCATGGAGCCACAGCTGCATCCGAAATATCCTCACCAACTCTGTTTACCTTGGGGATAAGAAATTTGCCGCTCTGGTGACACGGGAACTGTTTACACAAGTACAGACCAGATTGGAAGAAACCGGCCGGAAGAAACGGGAGAGCCGGACTAAGGCGGCAGATGGAAAGGAGGAATTACGTGCCAAGGGCGGAACGAATCGTAGAGGTCATCCCGGCAACCTGGAACCCGACAGATGA
- a CDS encoding recombinase family protein — MAEVLCIPKAEPGHTGYEIRSIRVCAYCRVSTDDDGQYHSYDTQMEYYRGLIQKNPAWEFCGIYADEGISGTSRWGREDFRRMLEECEKGRIDLILTKSITRFARNTVDTLSTVRHLKEIGVSVYFEKERLNTMTEESEGILTVYGAVAQQESENISQNIHWSAVNRFRHGTFVISRRPYGYDKDEEKELAVKEDEAAWVRRMASMYMNGMSGVRIAEYLNGNRVPAPYGGLWSSEAVLRILFNEKTVGDCLHQKTYSTGTVPYRTEKNCGKKPQYFIRDDHEGILSRNEQMRLQQIKEHRLGRQAKMNPRGCGEAYILSGKVVCGECGRAFIRKKEQRRKGVSIKWRCPGHRSEACQCYTNEIWEADIKNTFVNAFNTLKEYADEILDPVIRGMKKMQETNGLHEALDTLNQKKLELKEQRHILRQLKANECIDSALYFEESRKIERELSRCRSEEKQLYSRGIHQDTITGLQATLHQLQGYDGKMQAFDGDQFILLVREVSVGKERELGFHLRCGLNLYEPVL, encoded by the coding sequence GTGGCAGAAGTATTATGCATCCCAAAGGCCGAACCGGGACATACAGGATACGAGATACGGAGCATACGGGTGTGTGCATACTGCCGTGTGAGCACGGATGACGATGGCCAGTATCACTCTTACGACACACAGATGGAGTATTATAGAGGACTTATCCAGAAAAATCCGGCCTGGGAATTCTGCGGGATATATGCGGACGAGGGAATAAGCGGAACTAGCCGATGGGGGAGGGAGGACTTCCGGCGGATGCTGGAGGAATGTGAAAAAGGAAGGATAGACCTCATACTGACCAAATCAATCACCCGGTTTGCCAGGAACACAGTGGACACCTTATCCACGGTCCGCCATCTGAAGGAAATAGGGGTAAGTGTGTATTTCGAGAAGGAACGCCTGAATACCATGACGGAGGAGAGCGAGGGAATCCTGACCGTATACGGTGCGGTTGCACAGCAGGAGTCAGAGAACATATCCCAAAACATCCACTGGTCAGCGGTGAACCGGTTCCGGCATGGTACATTCGTGATAAGCAGACGGCCGTATGGTTACGATAAGGATGAAGAGAAGGAACTGGCTGTCAAGGAGGATGAGGCAGCATGGGTCCGCAGGATGGCCAGCATGTACATGAATGGGATGAGCGGGGTGAGGATAGCCGAATACCTGAATGGAAACCGAGTACCGGCGCCTTATGGCGGGCTCTGGTCTTCCGAGGCAGTCCTTCGGATCCTGTTCAACGAGAAAACAGTGGGTGATTGTCTTCACCAGAAGACCTATTCGACTGGGACGGTGCCGTACCGGACAGAGAAAAACTGTGGGAAGAAGCCACAGTACTTTATAAGGGATGACCATGAAGGCATCCTAAGTAGGAATGAACAGATGAGGTTACAACAGATAAAGGAGCACCGTCTTGGCAGACAGGCCAAGATGAACCCGCGTGGATGTGGAGAAGCCTATATCCTAAGCGGGAAGGTGGTGTGCGGGGAATGCGGGAGAGCCTTCATCCGTAAGAAGGAGCAGAGACGAAAGGGAGTGTCCATCAAGTGGAGATGTCCGGGCCACCGGTCAGAGGCATGCCAGTGCTATACCAATGAGATTTGGGAAGCGGATATAAAAAACACGTTTGTGAATGCCTTTAATACTCTGAAAGAGTACGCGGACGAGATATTGGACCCAGTCATCCGGGGGATGAAGAAGATGCAGGAGACCAATGGACTTCATGAGGCATTGGATACCTTAAATCAAAAGAAACTGGAACTAAAAGAGCAGAGACATATACTCAGGCAGTTAAAAGCAAATGAGTGTATCGACTCTGCTCTTTATTTTGAGGAGAGCCGGAAGATTGAACGAGAGCTAAGCAGATGCAGGTCAGAAGAGAAACAGCTGTACAGTAGAGGTATCCACCAGGATACCATCACAGGATTACAGGCCACCCTGCATCAGCTCCAGGGATATGATGGGAAGATGCAGGCGTTCGATGGTGACCAGTTTATCCTCCTGGTCCGGGAAGTCTCAGTGGGAAAGGAACGGGAGCTGGGCTTCCATCTGCGGTGCGGACTTAACCTATATGAGCCAGTCCTATGA